The region CATCGGACAAGGTGATCGGCAAGATCATTCTGGTCAACCAGTAAGCAAACGGGCCCAGTCCATGACTGGGCCCTGGTGTCGCGGGGCGCGCCTAGAACAGCTGCTCGCTCTCGTAAAAGCGGGTCAGCACAGTAATCAGATACTCGGCGTCCCGGCTGCCGGCCAGCTCACGAATGGAATGCATGGCAAACGTAGGCACGCCCACGTCCACTGTCCGCACGCCGAGCCGGCTGGCAGTAATCGGCCCGATGGTGCTGCCGCACCCCATGTCGCTACGCACCACAAAACTCTGTACCGGTACATCGGCTTCGTTACACAGATGACGGAAATAGGCGGCGGTCTCGCTGCTGGTGGCGTAGCGCTGGTTGCTGTTGATCTTGATGACCGGCCCGGCATTCAGTCTGGGGCCATGATTGGTGTCGTGACGATCAGCGAAATTCGGGTGCACGGCGTGGGCATTATCTGCGGAAACCATCATCGACCGCTGAATCACCTGGATGCGCTTGCTCGCGTCCGGAATCAGCCGGCTCAATACGTCTTCCAGGAAGGGTCCGTCGGCGCCGGAGGCTGAGGTCGAACCCACTTCCTCATGATCGGTGCATATCAGCAGCGAAGGCTGCTTGCCGCTGCTTTTCAGCAGCGCCTGCAGGCCTGCGTGACAAGACAGAAGATTATCAAGGCGTGCCGAAGCGAAAAAGTCGTTCTCCAGCCCGATAGTGGCGGGCGCTTGGGTATCAAAGAAGCTCAGTTCGTAATCCAGTACCTGATCCGCCTGGCAGTCGGGATGTTCCTGTGCCAGCTGAGCGCCAAGCAGCGCACGGAAATCACGTTGCGGCTCGAGCGCCATCGCAAGAATCGGCGGCAGATCCGTCTGGGCATTGATAGCCAGCCCGTCGTTAACGCCGCGATTGAGGTGGATTGCTAGGCTGGGGATCACTGCTATCGGGCGTTCGAAATTGATCAGACGGCTGTCGAGCCGGCCTTCGCGGGTGCGGAAGGTAACCCTGCCGGCTATGGACAGGTCGCGGTCGAACCAGGGCGCCAGCAGAGCGCCGCCGTAGACTTCAACGGCCAGTTGCCAGAGTCCAAGCTGGTTCAGTTCGGGTTGCGGTTTGACACGCAGGCAGGGACTGTCAGTGTGGGCCCCGACTATCCGTATGCCTTGATCAAAGGAGCCGCTGTCGCCCAAATTGAATGCAATCAGAGACGAGCTGTTGCGAGTGATCAGATATTTGCCGCCGGGCTGTAGCGTCCATTCGTCACGTTCATCCAGCTGCTGGAATCCGTCTGCCAGCAATTGCCGGGTCAGGTTTTCGGTTGCGTGAAAGGGCGTCGGCGAAGCCTGAATAAAATCGGCAAGGGCTTGATTGAGTGAATGCTGATGCATGAAAAAAACTCCTGTAAGGAATCCTGTGCTGATCCCGCGGCTGTCAGAAGGGTGCGGGGCTCTCGAATACCATGCGCTCGCCGTTCAACGGATGCTTCAATCCCAGACGGGCCGCATGCAGAGCCAACCGCGGGCAGGCTGCAAGCGCCTCGTCCTCGGCGTAGAGTCGGTCGCCGAGCAGCGGATGCCCGATAGCAAGCATATGCACCCGCAACTGGTGTGATCGACCGGTAATCGGAGTCAGCTCGACACGGCAGTGGTCGTCAAGACGTTCAAGTACGCGCCAGAAGGTTTGCGCGGACTTTCCCAGCTCATGATCGACGATATGCCGCGGTTTGTTCGGAGGATCGTAGCGCAAAGGCAGATCGATGTGTCCCGAGTCGTGATCAGGCTGACCCCAGCACAGGGCTATGTATGTCTTCTCGGTTTCGCGGTCGTGGAACTGCCGCGACAGCTCGCGGTGGCTGTCCGGGTTGCGGGCGATAACCAGCAGGCCTGAGGTTTCCCAGTCGAGACGGTGCACGATACGGGCTTCAGGGTAGCCGTTATCCTGGAGACGCGTAATCAGGCAATCCTTGTTGTCCTCGGCGCGGCCGGGGACCGATAGAAGCAGCGTAGGTTTGTTGACGATCAGAAAGGTCGGATCCTCATGGAGGATGCCGATATCGGTTAATGGCATTCGAATTCCATGGCGCCCCCCGAACAGGGGCGCCGGTCGGGTCAGGGACGCTCGGGAAGGGTTACGTTCAGTTCCAGGATGGAACAGTCGTTCTGGTTATCCAGCGCGACATGCACCTGATCCCGGTCGATCTGAACGTATTTGCTGATCACATCGATGATTTCCTGCTGCAACTTCGGCAGGTAATCGGGCTGTGAACGCTGACCGCGTTCATGAGCAACGATGATCTGAAGACGCTCTTTAGCGACCGAAGCGGTTTTTGCAGGCTTTTTCCGGTCTCGGAAATAGTCGAACAGGCTCATTATCGACCTCCGAACAGTCGCTGCAGCAATGATTTCTTCTGGGCTTCGAGGAAACGGTGCGGTTTGGATTCGCCCAGCAGACGGTCTACGGCATCGCCGTATGCCTGCCCGGCATCGCTGATTTCATCCATGATCACAGGCACGCCCTGGTTGGACGCCTTAAGTACCGCCTGCGATTCAGGAATAACGCCCAGTAGCGGAATCGAGAGAATGTCCTCTACGTCGCTTACGGTCAGCATTTCACCAGACTCTGCCCGAACAGGGTTGTAGCGGGTCAGCAACAGGTGCTCCTTGATGCGCTCGCCACTTTCGGCACGGCGGGACTTGCTTGAGAGCAGACCCAGGATGCGGTCGGAGTCACGTACTGAAGACACTTCCGGGTTGGTCACAACCACGGCTTCATCCGCGAAATACATGGCCAGGTGAGCGCCTTTCTCGATGCCCGCCGGGGAGTCACAGACGATGTAGTCGAAGGTCTGTTTCAGCTCTTCGAGTACCTTTTCGACGCCCTCAAGAGTCAGCGCATCCTTGTCCCGGGTCTGGGAAGCGGGAAGGATGTAGAGGTTGTCAGAGCGCTTGTCTTTGATCAGCGTCTGATTGAGATTGGAATCGCCGTTGATAAGGTTAACGAAGTCATAAACGACGCGGCGTTCGCAGCCCATGATCAGATCCAGGTTACGCAGGCCGACGTCAAAGTCGACAATCACTGTTTTGAACCCGCGAAGGGCGAGCCCGGTACCGATGGCAGCGCTGGTAGTCGTTTTGCCGACGCCGCCTTTGCCTGATGTAATGACTATGATCTTTGCCAAGATGACCTTCCCGTCGGAGCGCAGATGAGTAAAAAAAAGAACACTCCGGGAGTGAATTCCGGCGTATTCGAGACCTAATTATTGAGGAGCCTGAAACGGCCATAGAGCACGGATATCGGGCTTCCTCGGATGGCTAGACAGTATCGGTTAAAGGGGCACTATCTTCAAGCTATCCCCGTCAAGGCTAATTTGTGTGGACTCTTTCCAAAGATGGCGACGCAGATCCTCCGCGACCTTGTACTGTCCGGCAATCGACACCAGTTCAGCTTCTAGCGACTGACAGAAGATACGTGCCTCGGTATTCCCCCTTACGCCTGCCAAGGCACGGCCACGTAGCGGGCCATAAACATGGATGTTGCCATCGGCTAGAAGTTCCGACCCCGGGCTTACGGAGGCCAGCACCACCAAGTCCCCACCGCGCGCATACACCTGTTGGCCGGAGCGAACCGGTTGGGTGATGACCTTGCTGGGCATGCCCTCGGCAGCCGCCGGTGCGGGAGCCGTGGCGGCGGGTGCCTCGTGTCTGGCCGGCTCTGGTTTTTTCGGGGGAGGCGATGCGCGCCGCTCACCGTCGCCGCTCTTGTCGCGCACACGGCCGGGCAGCATCAATACAAGCCCGCAGTGTTGTGCCAGTGGTCTGAAGGATTCGTTGCCCCGTAGTGCCATGGGCTGCATGCCGCTGTCACGGCAGATCTGGAGCAATTCGGACAGCGTGCTGGCGTCCAGTTTGTCGCTCAGCTTGTCCAGGCTGAAGACGACCGGGGTGTCCTTGAAGAAATTCGGCGCCTGCCTGACCTTTTCCGCCAGTTGACGGGCAAAACGTTCAGGCTCCTGCCGTATCAGTTCAATCACGGTCATGGTGAGCATGCCGCCCTTCAGATTGAACGCGAGATCATTATCGAGCTTGTCGGAGTGAGTTTCAGCAGTCATGTGGGATCCAGGAGCACAGTTTAGTGGGCACACTTATATAGATTGGCCGCGTTGATCGCAAGCCGCGCCCGGCTTAGGTAGAATGCGGTTTTCGCCGTTATGGTTGGTGTATGCAACGTCCCGGTTTCAGCAGCGCCATGCTGCACCCTCGTTTCTGGTTGCTATGGATGGGCATGGGTCTGTTATGGCTACTGGTTCAACTTCCCTATCCGGCTATTCTCTCAGTTGGGCGGCTGGTTGGTCGAGCCATGTATCACTTGATGCCCGAGCGCCGGCTGATTGCCGCGACCAATCTTGAGCTGTGTTTCCCCGACTGGACGGCGGAGCGGCGCGAGCAGGTGCTGCGGGAAAACTTCGCCTCGAACGGAATAGCGCTGTTCGAGATGGCGATGGCCTGGTGGTGGCCGCCGCGCAGGCTGGCGAAGCTGGCTAGCATCGAAGGGTTGGAGCATCTGCAGAATGCCGCAGCGCAAGGGCAGGGTGTTTTGCTGATGTCGTTGCACTTCACCACGCTGGAAATCGGCGCAGCGCTGCTTGGTCAGCAGGCGACCATTGACGGGATGTACCGCGAGCACGCCAATCCCACCTTCGATTTCATCCAGCGCCGCGGCCGTGAGCGTCACAACGCCGATGCGCTTGCAATAGAGCGGGAGGATGTTCGCAGCATGCTCAAGTCCATGCGATCAGGCCGCGCCATCTGGTATGCCCCGGACCAGGATTATGGCCGCAAGGCGAGCGTGTTCGTCCCTTTCTTCGGTGTCCAGGCCGCCACGGTTACCGCAACCGCCACCTTTGCCCGCCTGGGAAAAGCGGAGGTCATTCCCTTTACCCAGACCCGCTTACCTAACGCCCGGGGTTACCGTTTGACGGTCCATCCCCCGCTTGAAGGCTTTCCGGTGGGCGATGAAGAGGCCGACGCGCTGCGCATCAATCAATGGGTTGAGCAGGCGATCCTCGAGCAGCCCGAGCAATATATGTGGGTTCATCGCCGATTCAAAACGCGTCCGGAAGGTGAGGAGCGGCCATACCCGAAGCGGCAGCGCCGCAAACGCCGCCGTACTGCCAGGTCCGGCTGATGACGGCGCAGCCATGGACCAGGCCAGCCGACTGCACTGCGCTGATTCTCTCTGGCGGTGGGGCGAGGGCGGCCTATCAGGTCGGTGTGTTGAGTGCTATTGCCGAGCTGCTGCCTGATCATTCGCAAAATCCCTTTCCGATTATCTGCGGCACCTCTGCCGGCGCCATCAACGCGGTGGCGCTTGCCACAAACGCTTCGGACTTCAACGCCGGGGTCGAGCGCATGCGCGAAGTCTGGGGCGGATTTCGCTGCAACCAGGTGTACCGGACCGATTGGCCCGGGCTGGTTGCCCAGGCCTGGCGCTGGACCCGCGTCAATCTGTTGGGACTGGGCCGGGCGCAGCCGACCTCGCTGCTCGACAGCCGCCCCCTGCGGCAGCTGTTGGGGAATCTCCTGCAGTTTGGCAAGATCGACGAGGCGCTGATGATGGGCCAGTTGCGCGCGGTATCGGTGAGTGCATTCAATTATCAGGCAGCCGAGTCGGTCTGTTTCTATCAGGGGCATCAACGCATCGAGCCCTGGAATCGTCACCGTCGTATCGGCATCCAGACGCCATTGACGCTTGATCACCTGGTTGCGTCCGCGGCGATACCGCTGTTGTTCGAGCCGGTCCTGTTGGACTGCAACTGGTACGGCGACGGCGCCGTGCGGCAGCGGACGCCGATCAGCCCGGCGCTGCATCTCGGCGCAAACCGGGTATTGGTGATTGGCGTGTCGGACAATCCGGTCAATGAGCCTGCTACCAGCAGGCCCGGGCGAAGACGGACTCCGCCGCCGCCCAGTCTGGCGCAAATCGGCGGGCATCTGCTCAATAGCACCTTCGTCGATAACCTCGAGGCAGACATGGAGCAGATCGAGCGCATGAACCGCCTGACAGCGCTGATGCCCCACGCTTCAGGGATATCCGGCAAGGGAATCCGCCCGGTTGAGGTGTTGACGATATCTCCCAGCGAGCCGCTGGACTTGATTGCAAGCCGTCACCGCAAGGCATTACCTGCGGGTTTGAAGCTGTTTCTGCGCGGTAGCGGCGTCACCCGTGCCTCGGGTGGCAGCGTGGTCAGCTACTTGCTGTTCGAAGCGGAATACTGCAATGAGCTGATCGCTCTTGGCCGGCGGGACGCGCTGGCCAAACGTGACGCGTTGCAACGCTTTCTCGGACTGGTTTGCCCGATTCAGAATAACTGACGCTTCGTCGCAGCAACCAAGCGTCAGTACTTCCTCTTTATTACCCAGCCACCAGCATCCGCAGTGCGTCCAGTCGGACCTTGGCATGCTGCAACGCGACGCTGCCTTCGACCTTGTGTTTCTCCAGGGTCTCGATCTCGCTGTCGCGTACCAGCGGATTAACCTGCTGTAGCGCCTTGAGTCGATTGATCTCCTCATCCAGATCGGAAGCAAAGCGCTGGCTGGCTTGCTCAACCAGTTCGGCATGCTGCACGTCGGCCAATGCTTCGGCGCGGTCCAGCAGCCGTTCGACGACGTCGCGCTGGCTCTTGGCAATCTTGCTCGCCAGGTGCTTGGGCAGGTTTTCCACCTGCGCCTCCAGTGTCTCGAAGGCAACCTTGGCGCCGAGGTCGGTGCCGTTGATATCCAGCAGACAGCGGATCGGTGTTGGCGGCAGGTACCGTTGCATCTGCAGCGCGCGCGGTGCAATAGCCTCGCTGACAAACAGGCATTCAAGCAGCATGGTCCCTGGCTTCAAGGCCTTGTTCTTCAGCAACGCGACTGAGCTGTTACCCATGCTGCCGGACAGCACCAGATCCATTCCGCCTTCGAGCATTGGATGCTCCCAGGTGATGAACTGCATGTCCTCACGGGTCAGCGCGGTTTCGCGATCGTAGGTGATGGTGACGCCTTCATCGTCGCCCAGCGGGAAGCCGGCATCCAGCATCCGCTCGCCCGGTCGCAGAACCAGCGCATTATCCGAATGGTCTTCGCTGTCCACGCCGAAGACATCGAACAACCGCTCCATATAGATAGGCAGCTGAAAATCGTTGTCCTGCTGCTCAATGGTTTCGATCATTTCTTCAGCGTCGCCGTGACCGCGCGAATGCAGCTCCAGCAGGCGATCGCGACCGTTGTGCATCTCTTCTTCCAGCGCCATGCGACGCGCCAGCGCCTGCTCGATCAGGCTTGACCAGGCGGCGTCGTCAGGGTGATCCAGCAGGTGCAGCAGCTGGGCGCCAAATTCATGCTGGATCGCACTGCCAGTCGGCGAGGTGGCCTGGAACGCATTGAGCGCATCGTGATACCAGTGGAACAAGCCTTCCTGGGCAGTGCCTTCAAGGTAGGGAATGTGCAACTGGATCACTTCGCGCTGACCGATACGATCGAGTCGCCCGATGCGTTGTTCAAGCAGGTCGGGGTGGGTCGGCAGATCGAACATCACCAGGTGATGGGCAAACTGGAAGTTGCGGCCCTCGCTGCCAATTTCCGAACAGATCATTACCTGGGCGCCAAACTCTTCATCGGCGAAGAAGGCGGCAGCCCGGTCCCGTTCAACAATGCTCATACCCTCATGAAACACGGTGGCGGGTATGCCGCTGCGCACGCGCAACGCATCATCCAGATCCAGCGCCGTTTCGGCGTGGGCACAAATCACCAGCACCTTGCTGCGTTTGAGCAGTTTCAGAGTGTCGATCAACCAGTCGACGCGCGGGTCGTCCTGCCACCAGGCCGTTTCGACCGGCTCGAATTCGTCCTGTAGCCCCACTTCGGGATATAGCGCGGTGCGGCCTTCCAGGTCCGCATAAATGTCCGGGCAGGGTAGGGGATGAGGATGCAGCTCGCGCTCGGGAAAGCCGGCAATCGCGGCGCGGGTATTGCGATACAGTACGCGGCCGGTTCCATGACGGTCGAGCAACTGACGGATCAGGCTGGACCGCGCTTGCTCGGCTTGTGCGCCGGGTTGTCCGAGTGCATCAAGCAGTTGCTCTGCGCTACCGCCCAGCCAATCGCTGATTGCCTGGCGGTCAGCCTGGGCCAGTGCGCCACCGTCCATCAATTGCTGCACCGCTTCGGCGACCGGCTGATAGCGGACGGTTTCTTCGCGGAAGGCTTGCAGATCATGGAAGCGGTCGGGGTCGAGCAGGCGCAAGCGGGCGAAATGGCTGGCCTGTCCGAGCTGCTCCGGCGTGGCGGTCAGCAAGAGTATCGCGGGTATCCGGGTTGCTAGCTGTTCAACCAGCGCGTATTCCGGACTGGGAGCGTCTTCCTGCCAGACGAGATGGTGCGCCTCATCAACCACCAGCATGTCCCAATCGGAGGCAAGCAGATAGTCGCGGACCTTGTCATCTTCGAGCAGTATTTCCAGCGAGACCAGGGCGAGTTGCTCTTCTTCGAAGGGATTGTCCTCGGCGCCGGCGCAGCGTTCCTGATTGAACAATGCAAAACGCAGATTGAATCGACGACGCATCTCGACCAGCCACTGGTGCTGCAGGTTTTCCGGCACCACGATCAGCACGCGGCGCACGCGGCCGGTACGGATCTGCCGATGGATGACCAGGCCCGCTTCGATGGTTTTGCCCAGGCCGACTTCATCTGCCAGCAGGACACGGGGAGCGATGCGGTCGGCCACATCGCGGGCAATATGCAGCTGATGGGGAATCGGCTGGGTCCTGACACCGGCCAGGCCGAGCAGGGGAGAGCGCTGAATGCGGCAATAATGACGCAGACTTTCATAGCGCAGGCCGAACCAGGGTAGCGGATCAATCTGGCTGGCAAACAAGCGATCACTGGCCAGACGGAACTGGATGAAGTTATCAAGCATGGTTTCGGAGAATTCGGCAGGGGTGCCGTCCTCGCGCAGGCCGCGATACAACAGCAGCCCGTTCTCTTCCACCACGTCGCTGACGGTCAGAACCCAGCCCTCGTGATGGCTGATACTGTCGCCGGGGGTGAAGCGCACCCGGGTAAGGGGCGCGTTGCGCAGTGCGTAGTGGCGCGTTTCGCCGCTGGCAGGAAACAGGATGATGACCAGTCTGTCGTCCTGCGACAGCACCGTACCCAGGCCGAGTTCTGATTCGCTATCGCTGACCCAGCGTTGTCCTGGGGTGAATACCGTCATGCCTTAC is a window of Pseudomonas sp. gcc21 DNA encoding:
- a CDS encoding lipid A biosynthesis lauroyl acyltransferase gives rise to the protein MQRPGFSSAMLHPRFWLLWMGMGLLWLLVQLPYPAILSVGRLVGRAMYHLMPERRLIAATNLELCFPDWTAERREQVLRENFASNGIALFEMAMAWWWPPRRLAKLASIEGLEHLQNAAAQGQGVLLMSLHFTTLEIGAALLGQQATIDGMYREHANPTFDFIQRRGRERHNADALAIEREDVRSMLKSMRSGRAIWYAPDQDYGRKASVFVPFFGVQAATVTATATFARLGKAEVIPFTQTRLPNARGYRLTVHPPLEGFPVGDEEADALRINQWVEQAILEQPEQYMWVHRRFKTRPEGEERPYPKRQRRKRRRTARSG
- the minC gene encoding septum site-determining protein MinC translates to MTAETHSDKLDNDLAFNLKGGMLTMTVIELIRQEPERFARQLAEKVRQAPNFFKDTPVVFSLDKLSDKLDASTLSELLQICRDSGMQPMALRGNESFRPLAQHCGLVLMLPGRVRDKSGDGERRASPPPKKPEPARHEAPAATAPAPAAAEGMPSKVITQPVRSGQQVYARGGDLVVLASVSPGSELLADGNIHVYGPLRGRALAGVRGNTEARIFCQSLEAELVSIAGQYKVAEDLRRHLWKESTQISLDGDSLKIVPL
- the rapA gene encoding RNA polymerase-associated protein RapA, giving the protein MTVFTPGQRWVSDSESELGLGTVLSQDDRLVIILFPASGETRHYALRNAPLTRVRFTPGDSISHHEGWVLTVSDVVEENGLLLYRGLREDGTPAEFSETMLDNFIQFRLASDRLFASQIDPLPWFGLRYESLRHYCRIQRSPLLGLAGVRTQPIPHQLHIARDVADRIAPRVLLADEVGLGKTIEAGLVIHRQIRTGRVRRVLIVVPENLQHQWLVEMRRRFNLRFALFNQERCAGAEDNPFEEEQLALVSLEILLEDDKVRDYLLASDWDMLVVDEAHHLVWQEDAPSPEYALVEQLATRIPAILLLTATPEQLGQASHFARLRLLDPDRFHDLQAFREETVRYQPVAEAVQQLMDGGALAQADRQAISDWLGGSAEQLLDALGQPGAQAEQARSSLIRQLLDRHGTGRVLYRNTRAAIAGFPERELHPHPLPCPDIYADLEGRTALYPEVGLQDEFEPVETAWWQDDPRVDWLIDTLKLLKRSKVLVICAHAETALDLDDALRVRSGIPATVFHEGMSIVERDRAAAFFADEEFGAQVMICSEIGSEGRNFQFAHHLVMFDLPTHPDLLEQRIGRLDRIGQREVIQLHIPYLEGTAQEGLFHWYHDALNAFQATSPTGSAIQHEFGAQLLHLLDHPDDAAWSSLIEQALARRMALEEEMHNGRDRLLELHSRGHGDAEEMIETIEQQDNDFQLPIYMERLFDVFGVDSEDHSDNALVLRPGERMLDAGFPLGDDEGVTITYDRETALTREDMQFITWEHPMLEGGMDLVLSGSMGNSSVALLKNKALKPGTMLLECLFVSEAIAPRALQMQRYLPPTPIRCLLDINGTDLGAKVAFETLEAQVENLPKHLASKIAKSQRDVVERLLDRAEALADVQHAELVEQASQRFASDLDEEINRLKALQQVNPLVRDSEIETLEKHKVEGSVALQHAKVRLDALRMLVAG
- a CDS encoding RluA family pseudouridine synthase; the encoded protein is MPLTDIGILHEDPTFLIVNKPTLLLSVPGRAEDNKDCLITRLQDNGYPEARIVHRLDWETSGLLVIARNPDSHRELSRQFHDRETEKTYIALCWGQPDHDSGHIDLPLRYDPPNKPRHIVDHELGKSAQTFWRVLERLDDHCRVELTPITGRSHQLRVHMLAIGHPLLGDRLYAEDEALAACPRLALHAARLGLKHPLNGERMVFESPAPF
- the minE gene encoding cell division topological specificity factor MinE → MSLFDYFRDRKKPAKTASVAKERLQIIVAHERGQRSQPDYLPKLQQEIIDVISKYVQIDRDQVHVALDNQNDCSILELNVTLPERP
- the minD gene encoding septum site-determining protein MinD, whose translation is MAKIIVITSGKGGVGKTTTSAAIGTGLALRGFKTVIVDFDVGLRNLDLIMGCERRVVYDFVNLINGDSNLNQTLIKDKRSDNLYILPASQTRDKDALTLEGVEKVLEELKQTFDYIVCDSPAGIEKGAHLAMYFADEAVVVTNPEVSSVRDSDRILGLLSSKSRRAESGERIKEHLLLTRYNPVRAESGEMLTVSDVEDILSIPLLGVIPESQAVLKASNQGVPVIMDEISDAGQAYGDAVDRLLGESKPHRFLEAQKKSLLQRLFGGR
- a CDS encoding patatin-like phospholipase family protein gives rise to the protein MTAQPWTRPADCTALILSGGGARAAYQVGVLSAIAELLPDHSQNPFPIICGTSAGAINAVALATNASDFNAGVERMREVWGGFRCNQVYRTDWPGLVAQAWRWTRVNLLGLGRAQPTSLLDSRPLRQLLGNLLQFGKIDEALMMGQLRAVSVSAFNYQAAESVCFYQGHQRIEPWNRHRRIGIQTPLTLDHLVASAAIPLLFEPVLLDCNWYGDGAVRQRTPISPALHLGANRVLVIGVSDNPVNEPATSRPGRRRTPPPPSLAQIGGHLLNSTFVDNLEADMEQIERMNRLTALMPHASGISGKGIRPVEVLTISPSEPLDLIASRHRKALPAGLKLFLRGSGVTRASGGSVVSYLLFEAEYCNELIALGRRDALAKRDALQRFLGLVCPIQNN
- a CDS encoding M18 family aminopeptidase, encoding MHQHSLNQALADFIQASPTPFHATENLTRQLLADGFQQLDERDEWTLQPGGKYLITRNSSSLIAFNLGDSGSFDQGIRIVGAHTDSPCLRVKPQPELNQLGLWQLAVEVYGGALLAPWFDRDLSIAGRVTFRTREGRLDSRLINFERPIAVIPSLAIHLNRGVNDGLAINAQTDLPPILAMALEPQRDFRALLGAQLAQEHPDCQADQVLDYELSFFDTQAPATIGLENDFFASARLDNLLSCHAGLQALLKSSGKQPSLLICTDHEEVGSTSASGADGPFLEDVLSRLIPDASKRIQVIQRSMMVSADNAHAVHPNFADRHDTNHGPRLNAGPVIKINSNQRYATSSETAAYFRHLCNEADVPVQSFVVRSDMGCGSTIGPITASRLGVRTVDVGVPTFAMHSIRELAGSRDAEYLITVLTRFYESEQLF